The sequence AAAAGCCATGGCACAACGCCTGGAGGTGGCGCGGATGCTGAAGGCCGGTCATATCTACGACGACATTGTCGAGCGCACCGGGGCCAGCACGGCCACGATCAGCCGGGTCAAGCGCTGCTTGCACTATGGCGCTGACGGCTACAAAATCATTCTCGCCCGGTTGGAAGAGCAGGAAGAGCGTTTGCGGCAGGAGGATGCAGGCCATGAACCAAAATGAGTTTGTACCGCAAATTCCGTACGGGACACGGGATTTTTTACCCCGCGATGCGAAAAAAAAGCGCTTGGTGGAAAGCGCCCTTGCCGGCCTATTTACCCGGTGGGGTTATGACGAGGTAATTACGCCTACATTTGAGTATCTGGACATTTTATCGGTCGGTGCCGACCAAGAAATAGTTCAGCATATGTTCAAATTTCTCGATAAAAATAACCGGCTATTAGCGCTCCGGCCGGATATGACTACGCCTATTGCCCGGGTAGCGGCTACCCGGCTCCGCGAACAGCCGGTACCGCTGCGGCTGTTTTATTTGACTAACGTTTTCCGGTACGAGCAGGCCCAAGCCGGTCGACAATGCGAATTCTACCAGGCCGGTATAGAACTGCTGGGCACGGCGGGGCCTGCCGCCGATGCCGAGGTCGTAGCGCTGGCGGCCACGGCCATGCGGGAGGCAGGGCTGACCGTCTTTCAGATCAGCCTCGGTCAGGTGGAATTTATTAACGGTCTAATGAATGAATGCGAATTACCGCCGGCCGAGCGCCAGCGGATTAAAAATTGCCTGGTGCAGCGCGATCTAGTCGGCCTGGACGAGGCTCTGGCGACGAGCTCCTTATCGCCGGCCGGGCAGGCGCTTTTTAAGCGTATTCCGCTGCTCCACGGGCGGGAAAATATGCTTGATGCGGCCTATGGCATGGTGAGCAACGATATGAGCCGCCGCGCCCTCGATAACCTGGCGGAGATTTACCGGCTCCTTGAGTATTACGGCGTAAGCGGGCATGTCTCTTTTGATTTGGGAATAATCCGGAATTTTGACTATTATACGGGGGCTGTTTTTGAAGGCTATACGCCGGGCCTAGGCTTCCCCCTTTGCGGCGGCGGGCGTTACGATGGCATGGCAGGCGCTTTTGGGAAGGAATATCCGGCTACCGGTTTTGCTCTCGGCATCGAGCGCCTTATGCTGGCCCTTGAGCGGCAGGGTCTGACCCTGGACGGCGACGTTAAGGACGTCTATATTGGCTGGGCGCCGGGGCGGCTGAATGAGGCGATTGCGCTGACTGGCGAGCTCCGCGCGGCAGGGCGTATCGTCGGTCTTGGACTTCAGCCGCAGGATAAGGCGGCGGCCGAAGCCTGCCGTCAAGCCATGGGCTATGCTAAACTCATTTATATTGGTGGTTGAAAATGCACAAACGGGTACGGCAATTTTTCGCCGCGGTGACAGCCCGCATCAGTGAACAGGACAGGAGGTTTGTTAATCAGCACTTAACCAAAGCCGAGCAACAACTGTTTTGGCAGATGAGCGTGCCAGACCAGCGGCATGCGCTTAACGTGGCATATACGGCGGCCAAACTCGCGGCACAGCGTCCGGCGGCAAATTGGGAAACCGCGGTTAAAAGCGCGCTGCTCCATGACGTGGGACGGAGGCGGGGCGATATGAGCGTGACCGACAAGGTCTTGGCCGTCCTGGCCCATAAACTGGCGCCCCGGTGGGCGCGACAATGGGCAAAAGAAGGGCGTGGCGGAATTATTGCCAATCTCCGCCACGCCCTGTATATATATTTTAATCATGCCGAACGCAGCGCCCGTTTGCTCGAAACCGTCGGCACCCAGCGGGCGGTGGTTGATGCTGTCCGCAAACACCATAGCGCTCCGGCGCCAGGCGATACGCCGGAGCTAAATATATTGCGGGAAGCGGATGACAAGCATTAATAGCCCTTCTGCTTATCGACGACGTTGAACATTTCGCCGCCTTGGCAGAAACGGGCCAGGTTGTCGGCGAACAGTTTTACCGCCCGGTCGAGGTAGTAGGGGGACAAAGCGGCCAGGTGGGGAGTAATGATAACATTAGGCATATCCCACAGGGGGCTGTTTTCCGGCAATGGTTCGTGCTCGAAAACATCAAGGCCGGCGCCTTGAATGAGACCCTGCTCGAGAGCGGTAACGAGATCGGCTTCGCGCACCACCGTTCCGCGGGCGATATTTATGAAATAGGCCGTGCGTTTCATGGCTTCAAAATGCTCCAGCCGGAAATACTCCCGCGTTTCTTCCGTCTGCGGCAAGGCGACAACGACAAAATCGGACTGGGCCAGCATGTCGACAAGCCGGTCCGGGGTATAGAGCTTATCGACAAAAATTTCCGTTGTCATCTCGCGTTTGGTGGCGAGAACATTCATTCCCAATCCCTTGGCCTTTTTGGCAATTTCCCGGCCGATGCTGCCGAGACCGACAATACCGATTGTTTTTTCATGCAATTCGTCGGTGGGAACGCGCTTCCACCGTTTTTCTGTCTGTTGACGGATTAAACGGTTGAGGCCGCGGGTAAAGGCCAACATGAGGGCCAGAACGTGCTCGGAAACAGGAATGCCATGAATCCCCCTGGAGTTGGTTAGAATGACGGAACTAGCTTGTATTTCCGGAAAGACAAGGTTTTCCACGCCGGCGCTCAGGGCATGCACCCATTTCAATTTGGGAGCGGCTAAAAACAATTCCCGAATATCCATCCAGCCCCAGGACACCAGGATATCCGTATCAGCAATAAAGCTGGCCGCTTGGGCCAATTCACTCGTATGGACGGTAATGCCCGGCATTACGCCGGTGATAGTTTTAACATGCCGCTCGGCCAGGTGGTTGAGGACAAGGATATTGAGTGCGGGTATCATAATGCCCCTCCCTTATGCTAGTTAGTATTCTGCCAAATACTTCTACGTATTCATATAAATTCCTGGTAAGAGGATTGACGAAATTTCTCCATACATGGTAATATATTATCATATTAATACTTTAATTAATTAAAGAAATGAGGGGGATTCATGACAGCAGTGGACATGAATTACCTAACAGTAGCGCTGCCCAAAGGCAAGCTCTTTGACAAGGCGGTGCGGATGCTGGCCGGAGTCGGCTGCGCCGCTGAAGGTTTAAGCCAGGATTCGCGCAAGCTTGTTATCAGCAATGATGACGCCAAAGTTCGTTTCATTATCACTAAGACGAGCGATTTACCCACCTATGTGGAATATGGTGCTGCCGACATCGGGATTATTGGCAAAGATGTCCTGATAGAAGAAAATAAGGACGTTTATGAACTCCTTGACCTTAAATTCGGCTACTGCCGCATGGTTGCCGCCGTTCCCCAGGAGCTAATGCAGGACAAAATCAGCGATTACGCGCATATGCGGGTGGCCACCAAGTATCCGCGCATCGCGGAACGGTTTTTTCACAGCATGGGGATCCAAATGGAAATTATTAAACTGAACGGGTCGATTGAACTGGCCCCTATTGTCGGCCTGGCCGAACTCATTGTCGACCTGGTGGAAACAGGGCGCACGCTACGGGAAAACAATTTAGTCGAGGTGGCGCAAATTCAGCCTTCTACGGCCCGACTGATTGCCAACCGGGTGAGCTTCAAAATGAAATTCGAGCGGATTAACAGTTTGGCTGAAGCGCTCAAAGGTCTGGTAGAAAGTGAGGGTGAAAAATGAAGATAATATTCACCCCCAAATTGACGCCTCAGGAGATGGCGGCTTTATTTCGTAAGCCAGCCTTCGATGAAGTCGAGCTTAGTGAAAATGTCAGGTGGCGAGTGCGGGAAGTATTCGGGCGCGACATGACTGCCGGCGAGGTAGTGGCGCGAATCGTCGACGACGTGCGCCGGGAGGGGGACGATGCCTTGCTGCGCTATACGCGGGCGATTGACGGTGCTGAGCTCAGCCCGGCCACGTTAGCGGTAAGCGAAGCGGAATTTGCCGCTGCCGCCGGTATGGTAGAAAATGCAGCCGTCGCCGCCATTCGGCGGGCTATTGCCAATGTCCGCCGCTTTCACGCCGAGCAACTGCCGAAATCGTGGTTTACCGAACGGGAGCAGGGGGCTATTTTAGGCCAAAAGTGCATACCCCTCGACCGAGTGGGGATTTATGTACCAGGCGGCACCGCCGCCTATCCGTCTTCGGTAATTATGAATGCCGTTCCGGCAGTCGTCGCCGGGGTGAAAGAAATCATTATGACCGTGCCGCCGGCCCGGGACGGCAGGATTAATCCGTATGTACTGGTGGCCGCCCGGGAAGCAGGCGTGACCCATGTATTCAAGGCCGGAGGCGCCCAAGCAGTTGCCGCTCTGGCTTTCGGCACGGCTACCGTTCCGAAAGTGGACAAAATCGTAGGGCCGGGTAATTTGTTCGTCACGTTGGCGAAGAAGGCGGTCTATGGACATTGCGATATTGATATGTTGGCCGGGCCAAGCGAAATCCTGATTATCGCGGATAGCACCGCCGACCCTCGCTATGTGGCGGCCGACCTGCTTAGCCAGGCCGAGCACGACCCATTGGCCTCGAGTATTCTCATAACGGATAGCGAGGAGCTTGCCCGTCAGGTGACGGCAGAAATTGAAGTCCAACTGGCAGCTTTGCCGCGCCGGGAAATAGCGGTGGCGGCGCTAGAGCGAACCGGGTTGATCGTTATTGCCCGCGATCTGCGGGAGGCGGTGGAACTGGCCAATATGTCGGCGCCCGAGCACTTGGAAATCATCACCGCCGATCCGTTTAGCCTGCTGCCCTATGTCCGTCATGCCGGGGCGGTGTTCCTCGGCCCCTATTCTCCTGAACCATTAGGCGACTATCTGGCCGGACCCAACCATGTACTGCCGACGGGCGGAACGGCCCGGTTTTACTCGGTGCTCAATGTTGAGACCTTCATGAAAAAGACGAGCATTATTGCTTATACCAAGGCGGCCCTTGCCGCCGTCAGTGACGATATCATCCGGCTGGCGACCGTGGAAGGGCTCGAGGCCCATGCTAACGCCGTGCGGCTAAGGAAGGAGTGAAAGCCATGAAGGTAAGACCAGGTCTGGAGGTTTTACAGCCATACACCATTGATGACAGGGAATGGGCGATAAAACTGGATGCCAACGAGCGGCCCGCACCTTTGCCGTCCTTGATTCAGGCAGCGGTCCGCGAGCGGTTGAGTGGATTGGCGTTTAACCGTTACCCCGATATGGCCATGCGGAGCCTGCGGCAAAAAATTGCTGCCGTGAGCGGCCTCGCGGCCGATAATGTTCTGATCGGGAATGGCTCCAGCGAGCTCTTAGCCGCCCTTTGTTACACCTTTGGCGGCGCCGGTCGCGGTATTGTCTATCCTTGGCCGTCCTTTTCCATGTATGGCGTCTATGCCAAACTGGCCGACAGTGCGGCGGCGCCGGTCGCGCTGGGCGAGGACTTTGGCGTGGATGCTGCCGCGGTGCTGGCCGCCGCGGAGCGTCACTCTTCCGGACTGATAATTCTATGCAATCCTAATAATCCTACGGGTTCGGTTATCCCGCCCGCCGTTATTGAAAAGATTGTTGCGGCAGCTCCCTGCCCGGTGGTGGTGGATGAAGCCTATTACGAGTTTTATGGTCAATCAGCGCTGCCGCTCTTGAAGCAATACACCAATCTTATCGTGGTACGGACTTTTTCCAAGGCGTACGGTCTGGCCGCCGCCCGGGTCGGCTATTTGCTGGCGGCAAGTGCGATTGTCAGCATGGTTGGCCGGGCGCTGCTGCCGTATCACGTCAATGCCCTGTCGCTTGTCGCCGCGGAAGCGGTATATGACTTGCGGCAGGAACTGGAGCCGGGAATCAGGCAGATTATTGCCGAGCGTGAGCGGCTGGCCGGCGAGCTTGGCCGCTTGCCGGGGATTACCGTTTATCCGTCGGCGACCAATTTTCTCCTCGTTAAAGCGGTTGACGGCAAGCGGATAAGCGCCGGGCTGGCCGCCTGCGGCATCGGTATCCGCGATTTCAGCGCCGCGCCGGGTCTTGCCGGCTGCCTCCGGATCACCGTCGGCACGCCGGCGGAAAATGACGCCGTACTTAAGGTTATGGCCGCAATTACGCAAGGGGGGACGGCGGTATGACCAGAACGGCTACGGTAGAGCGCCAGACGGCGGAAACGCAGGTCAAGGCAACGATTAATCTCGATGGCGCCGGCCGGGCGGAAATTAGCACCGGTATTGGCTTTTTCGACCATATGCTGAGTTTATTCGCGAAACATGGGCTGTTTGACTTGATGGTGGCGGCTAAGGGCGATCTCATTGTCGATGGCCACCACACGGTAGAGGACACCGGGATTGTCCTGGGACGTACGGTTGCCCAGGCTTTGGGTGATAAACAGGGGATTCGCCGCTATGGGACAGCCTTCGTGCCAATGGATGAAGCGCTGGCGATGGTAGCGCTGGATATCAGCGGCCGGCCCTACCTGCATTTTGAAGCCGCTTTTCCGGGCGAGCGGATTGGCGATATGGCCAGTGAATTGGTGGAAGAGTTTTTGCGGGCCTTTGCTGTCCACGCCGCGCTTACGCTCCATGTGCGCCTGCTGTACGGCCACAATGCCCATCAT comes from Sporolituus thermophilus DSM 23256 and encodes:
- a CDS encoding YerC/YecD family TrpR-related protein — translated: MPVNPKLKEPLTDQLFRAILLLANEEECYQFFEDICTISEIKAMAQRLEVARMLKAGHIYDDIVERTGASTATISRVKRCLHYGADGYKIILARLEEQEERLRQEDAGHEPK
- the hisZ gene encoding ATP phosphoribosyltransferase regulatory subunit, coding for MNQNEFVPQIPYGTRDFLPRDAKKKRLVESALAGLFTRWGYDEVITPTFEYLDILSVGADQEIVQHMFKFLDKNNRLLALRPDMTTPIARVAATRLREQPVPLRLFYLTNVFRYEQAQAGRQCEFYQAGIELLGTAGPAADAEVVALAATAMREAGLTVFQISLGQVEFINGLMNECELPPAERQRIKNCLVQRDLVGLDEALATSSLSPAGQALFKRIPLLHGRENMLDAAYGMVSNDMSRRALDNLAEIYRLLEYYGVSGHVSFDLGIIRNFDYYTGAVFEGYTPGLGFPLCGGGRYDGMAGAFGKEYPATGFALGIERLMLALERQGLTLDGDVKDVYIGWAPGRLNEAIALTGELRAAGRIVGLGLQPQDKAAAEACRQAMGYAKLIYIGG
- a CDS encoding HDIG domain-containing metalloprotein; this translates as MHKRVRQFFAAVTARISEQDRRFVNQHLTKAEQQLFWQMSVPDQRHALNVAYTAAKLAAQRPAANWETAVKSALLHDVGRRRGDMSVTDKVLAVLAHKLAPRWARQWAKEGRGGIIANLRHALYIYFNHAERSARLLETVGTQRAVVDAVRKHHSAPAPGDTPELNILREADDKH
- a CDS encoding D-2-hydroxyacid dehydrogenase translates to MIPALNILVLNHLAERHVKTITGVMPGITVHTSELAQAASFIADTDILVSWGWMDIRELFLAAPKLKWVHALSAGVENLVFPEIQASSVILTNSRGIHGIPVSEHVLALMLAFTRGLNRLIRQQTEKRWKRVPTDELHEKTIGIVGLGSIGREIAKKAKGLGMNVLATKREMTTEIFVDKLYTPDRLVDMLAQSDFVVVALPQTEETREYFRLEHFEAMKRTAYFINIARGTVVREADLVTALEQGLIQGAGLDVFEHEPLPENSPLWDMPNVIITPHLAALSPYYLDRAVKLFADNLARFCQGGEMFNVVDKQKGY
- the hisG gene encoding ATP phosphoribosyltransferase, encoding MTAVDMNYLTVALPKGKLFDKAVRMLAGVGCAAEGLSQDSRKLVISNDDAKVRFIITKTSDLPTYVEYGAADIGIIGKDVLIEENKDVYELLDLKFGYCRMVAAVPQELMQDKISDYAHMRVATKYPRIAERFFHSMGIQMEIIKLNGSIELAPIVGLAELIVDLVETGRTLRENNLVEVAQIQPSTARLIANRVSFKMKFERINSLAEALKGLVESEGEK
- the hisD gene encoding histidinol dehydrogenase; protein product: MKIIFTPKLTPQEMAALFRKPAFDEVELSENVRWRVREVFGRDMTAGEVVARIVDDVRREGDDALLRYTRAIDGAELSPATLAVSEAEFAAAAGMVENAAVAAIRRAIANVRRFHAEQLPKSWFTEREQGAILGQKCIPLDRVGIYVPGGTAAYPSSVIMNAVPAVVAGVKEIIMTVPPARDGRINPYVLVAAREAGVTHVFKAGGAQAVAALAFGTATVPKVDKIVGPGNLFVTLAKKAVYGHCDIDMLAGPSEILIIADSTADPRYVAADLLSQAEHDPLASSILITDSEELARQVTAEIEVQLAALPRREIAVAALERTGLIVIARDLREAVELANMSAPEHLEIITADPFSLLPYVRHAGAVFLGPYSPEPLGDYLAGPNHVLPTGGTARFYSVLNVETFMKKTSIIAYTKAALAAVSDDIIRLATVEGLEAHANAVRLRKE
- the hisC gene encoding histidinol-phosphate transaminase; this translates as MKVRPGLEVLQPYTIDDREWAIKLDANERPAPLPSLIQAAVRERLSGLAFNRYPDMAMRSLRQKIAAVSGLAADNVLIGNGSSELLAALCYTFGGAGRGIVYPWPSFSMYGVYAKLADSAAAPVALGEDFGVDAAAVLAAAERHSSGLIILCNPNNPTGSVIPPAVIEKIVAAAPCPVVVDEAYYEFYGQSALPLLKQYTNLIVVRTFSKAYGLAAARVGYLLAASAIVSMVGRALLPYHVNALSLVAAEAVYDLRQELEPGIRQIIAERERLAGELGRLPGITVYPSATNFLLVKAVDGKRISAGLAACGIGIRDFSAAPGLAGCLRITVGTPAENDAVLKVMAAITQGGTAV
- the hisB gene encoding imidazoleglycerol-phosphate dehydratase HisB; translation: MTRTATVERQTAETQVKATINLDGAGRAEISTGIGFFDHMLSLFAKHGLFDLMVAAKGDLIVDGHHTVEDTGIVLGRTVAQALGDKQGIRRYGTAFVPMDEALAMVALDISGRPYLHFEAAFPGERIGDMASELVEEFLRAFAVHAALTLHVRLLYGHNAHHMAEAIFKALGRALDEATRLDGRIDGVLSTKGTL